From one Octopus bimaculoides isolate UCB-OBI-ISO-001 chromosome 1, ASM119413v2, whole genome shotgun sequence genomic stretch:
- the LOC106873282 gene encoding cytochrome c1, heme protein, mitochondrial isoform X1: protein MASLLNNGLRPVLSRWPANFHIQKAGFSFKNSGTRKQVVYTLVGLTGLGAATYAVAVNQAVFASGALHPPKYAWKHQGIFDAFDHASIRRGYQVYKQVCAACHSMRYLCYRNLIDVSHTEDEARIEAEEIQVLDGPDDDGNMFERPGKLSDRFPKPYANDEAARAANNGALPPDLSLITSAREGGEDYIFSILTGYCDPPAGVTLQEGTHYNPYFAGGAIGMAQALYNEIIEYDDGTPATQSQLAMDVTTFLKWAAEPEHDTRKKMAMKAAVIFGLLISVSFYYKRHKWSVLKSRKIAFKPR from the exons GCTGGCTTCTCTTTTAAAAACTCTGGCACAAGAAAGCAAGTA GTTTATACACTTGTTGGACTAACTGGTTTGGGAGCTGCCACTTATGCTGTAGCTGTAAATCAGGCTGTGTTTGCATCTGGCGCACTGCATCCTCCAAAGTATGCCTGGAAACATCAGGGAATATTTGATGCTTTTGACCATGCGAG TATTCGCCGTGGTTACCAGGTTTATAAACAAGTATGTGCAGCATGTCACAGTATGCGGTATTTGTGTTACCGTAATCTCATAGATGTTTCCCATACTGAAGATGAAGCACGAATTGAAGCCGAAGAA ATCCAGGTGCTTGATGGGcctgatgatgatggcaatatgTTTGAACGCCCTGGAAAATTATCAGACAGGTTTCCAAAGCCCTACGCAAATGATGAAGCAGCTAGAGCAGCTAACAATGGAGCACTCCCACCTGACTTGTCTTTAATCACTTCAGCTAGGGAAGGTGGAGag gATTACATCTTCTCTATTTTGACTGGTTATTGTGATCCTCCAGCTGGAGTTACTCTCCAGGAAGGCACACACTACAATCCTTATTTTGCTGGAGGTGCAATTGGTATGGCACAAGCTTTATACAATGAAATCATTGAATATGATGATG gaACACCAGCTACACAAAGCCAGTTGGCTATGGATGTGACTACTTTCTTAAAATGGGCTGCAGAGCCAGAGCACGATACTCGTAAAAAGATGGCTATGAAG GCTGCTGTTATATTTGGCCTTCTGATTTCTGTGAGTTTCTATTATAAACGACATAAGTGGTCTGTGTTGAAGAGCCGAAAAATTGCTTTCAAACCTCGGTAA
- the LOC106873282 gene encoding cytochrome c1, heme protein, mitochondrial isoform X2: MASLLNNGLRPVLSRWPANFHIQKVYTLVGLTGLGAATYAVAVNQAVFASGALHPPKYAWKHQGIFDAFDHASIRRGYQVYKQVCAACHSMRYLCYRNLIDVSHTEDEARIEAEEIQVLDGPDDDGNMFERPGKLSDRFPKPYANDEAARAANNGALPPDLSLITSAREGGEDYIFSILTGYCDPPAGVTLQEGTHYNPYFAGGAIGMAQALYNEIIEYDDGTPATQSQLAMDVTTFLKWAAEPEHDTRKKMAMKAAVIFGLLISVSFYYKRHKWSVLKSRKIAFKPR, encoded by the exons GTTTATACACTTGTTGGACTAACTGGTTTGGGAGCTGCCACTTATGCTGTAGCTGTAAATCAGGCTGTGTTTGCATCTGGCGCACTGCATCCTCCAAAGTATGCCTGGAAACATCAGGGAATATTTGATGCTTTTGACCATGCGAG TATTCGCCGTGGTTACCAGGTTTATAAACAAGTATGTGCAGCATGTCACAGTATGCGGTATTTGTGTTACCGTAATCTCATAGATGTTTCCCATACTGAAGATGAAGCACGAATTGAAGCCGAAGAA ATCCAGGTGCTTGATGGGcctgatgatgatggcaatatgTTTGAACGCCCTGGAAAATTATCAGACAGGTTTCCAAAGCCCTACGCAAATGATGAAGCAGCTAGAGCAGCTAACAATGGAGCACTCCCACCTGACTTGTCTTTAATCACTTCAGCTAGGGAAGGTGGAGag gATTACATCTTCTCTATTTTGACTGGTTATTGTGATCCTCCAGCTGGAGTTACTCTCCAGGAAGGCACACACTACAATCCTTATTTTGCTGGAGGTGCAATTGGTATGGCACAAGCTTTATACAATGAAATCATTGAATATGATGATG gaACACCAGCTACACAAAGCCAGTTGGCTATGGATGTGACTACTTTCTTAAAATGGGCTGCAGAGCCAGAGCACGATACTCGTAAAAAGATGGCTATGAAG GCTGCTGTTATATTTGGCCTTCTGATTTCTGTGAGTTTCTATTATAAACGACATAAGTGGTCTGTGTTGAAGAGCCGAAAAATTGCTTTCAAACCTCGGTAA